A genomic stretch from Leishmania infantum JPCM5 genome chromosome 25 includes:
- the EIF5A1 gene encoding putative eukaryotic initiation factor 5a, giving the protein MSDEDHDFSHQGGGDNASKTYPLPAGALKKGGYVCINGRPCKVIDLSVSKTGKHGHAKVSIVATDIFTGNRLEDQAPSTHNVEVPFVKTFTYSVLDIQPNEDPSLPSHLSLMDDEGESREDLDMPPDVALATQIKEQFDSGKEVLVVVVSAMGTEQVLQTKNAAEK; this is encoded by the coding sequence ATGTCTGACGAGGACCATGACTTTTCGCACcagggaggcggcgacaaCGCGTCAAAGACGTATCCCTTGCCCGCTGGCGCCCTGAAGAAGGGTGGCTACGTGTGCATCAACGGCCGTCCGTGCAAGGTGATCGACCTGTCCGTGTCGAAGACCGGCAAGCACGGTCACGCTAAGGTGAGCATTGTTGCGACCGACATTTTCACTGGAAACCGCCTTGAGGATCAGGCCCCGTCCACGCACAATGTAGAGGTGCCGTTTGTGAAGACCTTCACATACAGCGTGTTGGATATCCAGCCCAACGAAGATCCCTCTCTTCCATCTCATTTGTCGCTGATGGACGATGAGGGCGAGAGCCGCGAGGATCTCGATATGCCCCCGGACGTGGCCCTGGCAACTCAAATCAAGGAGCAGTTCGACTCCGGCAAGGAGGTGCTAGTTGTGGTTGTGTCTGCAATGGGCACtgagcaggtgctgcagacgAAGAATGCTGCGGAGAAGTAG
- the EIF5A2 gene encoding putative eukaryotic initiation factor 5a: MRSDHCRFFFPQRKRCICSKCMCLWKIKATLHLLLRVLVQQSIHGLFFFGILLSRCFALRLYPFCILQKYHNADYVLDALLRIALFSSFNTMSDEDHDFSHQGGGDNASKTYPLPAGALKKGGYVCINGRPCKVIDLSVSKTGKHGHAKVSIVATDIFTGNRLEDQAPSTHNVEVPFVKTFTYSVLDIQPNEDPSLPSHLSLMDDEGESREDLDMPPDVALATQIKEQFDSGKEVLVVVVSAMGTEQVLQTKNAAEK; this comes from the coding sequence ATGCGAAGTGATCAttgccgttttttttttcctcagCGTAAGCGGTGCATATGCTCAAAATGCATGTGCTTGTGGAAAATCAAGGCAACTTTGCATCTCCTGTTGAGAGTTCTAGTCCAGCAATCTATCCATggccttttcttctttgggATACTTTTATCGCGATGCTTTGCGCTTCGTCTCTACCCCTTCTGTATCCTACAAAAATATCATAACGCCGATTATGTgctcgatgcgctgcttcgaATAGCTCTGTTTTCTTCATTTAACACGATGTCTGACGAGGACCATGACTTTTCGCACcagggaggcggcgacaaCGCGTCAAAGACGTATCCCTTGCCCGCTGGCGCCCTGAAGAAGGGTGGCTACGTGTGCATCAACGGCCGTCCGTGCAAGGTGATCGACCTGTCCGTGTCGAAGACCGGCAAGCACGGTCACGCTAAGGTGAGCATTGTTGCGACCGACATTTTCACTGGAAACCGCCTTGAGGATCAGGCCCCGTCCACGCACAATGTAGAGGTGCCGTTTGTGAAGACCTTCACATACAGCGTGTTGGATATCCAGCCCAACGAAGATCCCTCTCTTCCATCTCATTTGTCGCTGATGGACGATGAGGGCGAGAGCCGCGAGGATCTCGATATGCCCCCGGACGTGGCCCTGGCAACTCAAATCAAGGAGCAGTTCGACTCCGGCAAGGAGGTGCTAGTTGTGGTTGTGTCTGCAATGGGCACtgagcaggtgctgcagacgAAGAATGCTGCGGAGAAGTGA
- a CDS encoding putative DNA repair protein encodes MSNFAKHPDLTLNERLVWRPAKGKEHVYNYIVQKSPTARARCRKCSQLIPKGEMRVGVPIRHNAGDNGWISAWQHLGCTRMERSESEDYKNTMHGFAALKPEEQAHVVNEVNSTEVPEHLKPLDPEDLVHRGKMEQMTPPSTLLRHLLPYQKEGMGWMVRQEVESPVKGGILADEMGMGKTIQTIGMMLAHRINGPTLVVCPVSSMLQWEAEIKEHVVPGSLSVVVVYRTTKVTKEELESADVVLTTYPMLEQAWRALINEIKVPCPYCELLFIPRQLVVHNKYFCGPRAKKTQKQAKREKHTTPAAASSSRGVQSDETIRKGLRTLHVDMGDEEGAEAEVNAPNTTTAHPQRKRGRKGAANVEDDPAGKVNGCGTPAAKKEKQEESESKVASGCRSPAEKANRKCPVKAEDHNDEGAALAQKGKVLQPAAASRGVVGPIGMYQELMREAGRTVLSRWDAARKDDESSSDEEVEDESSEESNSDASNLSYNSAAAAAEEAAAAEQASKALEAFRCAACHFQLLRYPFCPRNGQHHVVREELRDIIEKDTGGDDVDLDASIFHSIKWARVILDEAHRIKGRTTSTARSAFALAAEYRWCLTGTPLQNRVGDLYSLLRFLRMRPYAHYYCETEGCSCASLSHPFSSTSLHQCVFCGHGPLQHHSYFNRYILNPINRYGYIGDGRRGMMMLSNDVFSRAMLRRTKVERAADLQLPSLTIEVHCIKLTKEERNFYESLYKKSTAEFDTFVHKGTVLHNYAHIFQLLSRLRQALDNPLLVMQGMDVGPVVNVKGVCGICGDGIEGESALKVHPCRHQFHRLCLGQFLESAPDKELHCPTCFVRINVDLRQLRQDAEDDDDEGVGGFAAALPPELEDEVNSEITEDDEQAQALQHVESKVKRRTAHAKPTKKEQRGIFARLDPQKPLHGTKLDAIANYIEKVPKDEKVVVFSQFGSMLDLTQYWLQRRSIRAVKLCGSLTLTQRQSVLQAFLHDQNVRVILISLKAGGEGLNLQVANHVVLTDPWWNPAVEMQAVQRAHRIGQTRPVHAVRFVTEHSVEERMVDLQDKKMLVFEGTIDGKLQSLNKLTEEDLQFLFTR; translated from the coding sequence ATGTCGAACTTCGCCAAACATCCCGATCTTACGCTAAACGAGCGGCTGGTTTGGCGGCCAGCGAAGGGCAAGGAGCATGTCTACAACTACATTGTGCAAAAGTCTCCGACGGCCAGGGCACGATGTCGGAAGTGCTCGCAGCTGATCCCGAAGGGGGAGATGCGAGTAGGTGTGCCCATTCGCCACAACGCAGGCGATAATGGGTGGATCTCTGCGTGGCAGCACCTTGGCTGCACCCGCATGGAGAGAAGTGAGTCAGAGGACTACAAAAACACCATGCATGGGTTTGCGGCATTGAAGCCAGAGGAACAAGCGCATGTGGTAAATGAGGTCAATTCTACGGAGGTGCCAGAGCATCTCAAGCCGCTGGACCCGGAGGACTTGGTGCACCGAGGTAAGATGGAGCAAATGACACCAccgtcgacgctgctgcggcacctgtTGCCTTATCAGAAGGAGGGAATGGGGTGGATGGTGCGCCAGGAGGTCGAGTCTCCCGTCAAGGGCGGCATTCTTGCAGACGAGATGGGCATGGGCAAAACTATCCAGACCATTGGAATGATGCTCGCGCACCGCATAAACGGTCCCACGCTCGTTGTCTGTCCGGTTAGCTCCATGTTGCAATGGGAGGCTGAAATCAAGGAGCATGTGGTCCCTGGGTCGCTATCGGTAGTCGTCGTATACCGCACCACAAAGGTGaccaaggaggagctggagagcGCGGATGTTGTCCTCACCACTTACCCAATGCTGGAGCAGGCCTGGCGCGCTCTCATCAACGAGATAAAAGTACCGTGTCCCTATTGTGAGCTGCTCTTCATTCCTCGTCAGTTGGTGGTGCACAACAAGTACTTCTGTGGTCCGCGCGCCAAGAAGACACAGAAGCAGGCGAAGCGCGAAAAGCACACcacgcctgcggcggcgagtAGCTCAAGGGGTGTGCAGTCTGACGAAACCATTCGAAAGGGGTTGCGAACACTCCACGTAGACATGGGTGACGAAGAGggggccgaggcggaggtcAATGCGCCCAATACTACGACGGCACATCCACAGCGGAAGCGAGGTCGCAAGGGCGCGGCCAACGTCGAGGATGACCCGGCTGGGAAGGTCAACGGTTGTGGCACCCCGGCAGCCAAGAAGGAGAAGCAGGAAGAGTCGGAGAGTAAGGTGGCCAGTGGCTGCCGATCGCCAGCCGAGAAGGCAAATCGAAAGTGCCCCGTCAAGGCGGAGGATCACAATGATGAGGGGGCCGCTCTGGCTCAAAAAGGCAAGGTGCTCCAGCCAGCTGCGGCTTCGCGGGGGGTTGTTGGACCGATCGGCATGTACCAGGAACTTATGCGGGAAGCCGGCCGAACCGTGCTCAGTCGCTGGGACGCGGCGAGGAAGGATgacgagagcagcagcgatgaggAGGTCGAGGATGAGTCCAGCGAGGAAAGTAACAGCGACGCATCGAATTTGTCGTACAactctgcggctgctgctgccgaggaagcggctgcggcggagcaAGCTTCCAAAGCCCTGGAGGCGttccgctgcgccgcttgccactttcagctgctgcggtaCCCTTTCTGCCCCAGGAATGGCCAGCACCACGTTGTCAGAGAGGAGCTTCGAGACATCATCGAAAAGGACactggcggcgacgatgtCGACCTCGATGCTTCCATCTTCCACTCCATCAAGTGGGCGCGCGTTATCCTGGACGAGGCGCACCGCATCAAAGGTCGAACAACGAGCACGGCCCGCTCTGCCTTCGCCTTGGCGGCCGAGTACCGATGGTGCCTCACCGGCACCCCACTACAGAATCGTGTTGGTGATCTATACAGTCTTCTGCGCTTTTTGCGCATGCGGCCATACGCACACTACTACTGCGAAACGGAAGGCTGCTCGTGCGCCTCGCTCTCGCACCCCTTCTCGTCCACCTCGCTTCATCAGTGCGTCTTCTGCGGTCATggaccgctgcagcaccactcCTATTTCAACCGCTACATTCTCAATCCGATCAACCGCTATGGCTACATCGGAGACGGGCGACGCGGTATGATGATGCTGTCTAACGACGTATTTTCCCGGGCaatgctgcgccgcaccaaGGTCGAGCGGGCCGCcgacctgcagctgccgtcgtTGACAATCGAGGTGCACTGCATCAAGCTCACGAAGGAGGAGCGTAACTTTTACGAGTCCCTGTACAAGAAGAGCACGGCGGAGTTCGATACGTTCGTGCACAAGGGCACAGTGCTGCACAACTACGCACACATTTTCCAGCTGCTTAGTCGTCTGCGCCAGGCCCTCGACAACCCACTGCTTGTGATGCAGGGCATGGATGTTGGCCCTGTGGTGAACGTCAAGGGAGTGTGCGGCATCTGTGGCGACGGCATCGAGGGCGAGAGCGCTCTGAAGGTGCACCCGTGCCGGCACCAGTTTCACCGACTTTGTCTCGGCCAATTCCTGGAGAGCGCACCGGACAAGGAGCTCCACTGCCCCACCTGCTTTGTACGAATCAACGTGGATCTGCGGCAGTTGCGACAGGATGCggaggacgacgatgacgagggcGTCGGCGGCTTTGCGGCAGCGTTGCCTCCCGAGCTGGAAGATGAGGTCAACTCTGAGATCACTGAGGACGACGAGCAGGCGCAAGCGTTGCAGCATGTGGAGAGTAAGGTTAAGCGGCGCACAGCGCACGCCAAGCCGACCAAAaaggagcagcgcggcatTTTCGCCCGGCTGGACCCGCAGAAGCCGCTGCACGGCACGAAGCTCGATGCCATCGCTAACTACATAGAGAAAGTTCCGAAAGACGAAAAGGTGGTTGTCTTCTCGCAGTTTGGCAGCATGCTAGACCTGACGCAGTAttggctgcagcgccgctctaTAAGGGCTGTAAAGCTGTGTGGGTCACTGACGTtgacgcagcggcagtcgGTGTTGCAGGCCTTCCTGCATGACCAAAACGTGCGCGTCATCCTCATCTCCCTGAAGGCAGGCGGAGAGGGTTTGAACCTGCAGGTGGCCAATCACGTGGTGCTGACCGATCCGTGGTGGAACCCAGCGGTCGAGATGCAGGCCGTGCAGCGAGCGCACCGAATCGGGCAGACCCGCCCGGTTCACGCCGTCCGCTTTGTCACGGAGCACTCAGTGGAGGAGCGCATGGTCGACCTGCAGGACAAGAAGATGCTCGTTTTCGAGGGCACCATTGACGGCAAGTTGCAGTCGCTCAACAAGCTCACCGAGGAGGATCTGCAGTTCCTCTTTACAAGGTAG
- the PP2C gene encoding putative protein phosphatase has product MGIPLPKPVMTQLQERYGNAIFRCGSNCVNGYRETMEDAHLTYLTDSWGFFGVFDGHVNDQCSQYLERAWRSAIEKESIPMTDERMKELALRIDQEWMDSGREGGSTGTFFVALKEGNKVHLQVGNVGDSRVVACIDGVCVPLTEDHKPNNEGERQRIENCAGRVENNRVDGSLAVSRAFGDREYKLGSGSQLEQKVIALADVQHKDFTFDSNDFVLLCCDGVFEGNFPNEEVVAYVKQQLETCNDLAEVAGRVCEEAIERGSRDNISCMIVQFKDGSDYAAEPHTTVVPGPFSAPRNSGFRKAYESMADKGNTTVGALLERRYDTLKAAEALTPEETEELSQFENGPEAKLTGAERQKWFSNYFQKLCEAASNGPSDQMERLQSLQQQAGIPLSILLSLMGEQTQ; this is encoded by the coding sequence ATGGGCATTCCACTTCCGAAGCCGGTGATGACGCAGCTCCAGGAGCGTTACGGAAACGCCATCTTCCGCTGCGGCTCCAACTGCGTGAATGGGTACCGTGAGACCATGGAGGATGCCCATCTGACGTACCTGACGGATAGCTGGGGTTTCTTCGGCGTCTTCGACGGCCATGTGAATGACCAGTGTTCGCAGTACCTCGAGAGGGcatggcgcagcgccattGAGAAGGAATCGATCCCCATGACGGATGAGCGGATGAAGGAGTTGGCACTGCGGATCGACCAGGAGTGGATGGACTCGGGccgcgagggcggcagcacggGCACCTTCTTTGTAGCCCTCAAGGAGGGCAACAAGGTGCACCTGCAGGTTGGTAACGTCGGTGACTCGCGTGTGGTGGCCTGCATCGATGGCGTGTGCGTCCCTCTGACGGAGGACCACAAGCCAAATAATGAAGGGGAGCGCCAGCGCATTGAAAACTGCGCGGGCCGTGTGGAGAACAACCGCGTCGATGGCAGCCTGGCCGTCAGTCGCGCTTTCGGCGACCGCGAGTACAAGCTAGGCAGTGGTAGTCAGCTGGAGCAGAAGGTGATCGCCTTAGCAGATGTCCAGCACAAGGATTTCACCTTCGACTCGAACGACtttgtgctgctgtgctgcgacggcgtctTCGAGGGCAACTTCCCGaacgaggaggtggtggcctacgtgaagcagcagctggagacCTGCAACGACCTCGCCGAGGTGGccgggcgtgtgtgcgaggaggcgatcgagcgcggcagccgtgaCAACATCTCGTGCATGATCGTGCAGTTTaaggacggcagcgactACGCTGCTGAGCCGCACACCACCGTTGTGCCCGGGCCGTTTAGCGCACCGCGCAACAGCGGCTTCCGTAAGGCGTACGAGTCAATGGCAGACAAAGGCAACACCACCGTCGGCGCCCTCCTAGAAAGGCGCTACGACACCCTCAAGGCCGCCGAAGCCCTCACGCCGGAAGAAACGGAAGAGCTGAGCCAGTTTGAGAACGGCCCAGAGGCGAAGCTCACAGGCGCCGAACGCCAGAAGTGGTTCTCGAACTACTTCCAGAAGCTGTGCGAGGCAGCATCGAACGGGCCAAGTGACCAGATGGAGCGCctgcagtcgctgcagcagcaggccggCATTCCGCTCTCTATCCTGCTGTCCTTGATGGGTGAGCAGACGCAGTGA